A genomic region of Arachis hypogaea cultivar Tifrunner chromosome 5, arahy.Tifrunner.gnm2.J5K5, whole genome shotgun sequence contains the following coding sequences:
- the LOC112802396 gene encoding type IV inositol polyphosphate 5-phosphatase 9 — MQAFKINESKILKRILNFDSSKGDYQNPSLAKKGTHHNLNQSSQNSRTCFHHHTKKIFVGSWNVGGIQPPKNLDMEDWLEIQNNFPDIYVLGFQEIVPLNAANVLGPQNRRVSRKWNSLIGAALNKRMPTKKGERTAEPQKVYPLKDQEQVCVEGDVGQDFQCIISKQMVGMFVTIWVRCEIYRSIHHLSVSSVGCGIMGFLGNKACFLQNCICLRTF; from the exons ATGCAGGCCTTTAAGATAAACGAGAGTAAGATCCTAAAAAGGATACTTAACTTTGATAGTTCCAAAGGAGATTATCAGAATCCATCACTAGCCAAGAAGGGAACTCATCATAATTTGAATCAATCATCTCAAAACTCAAGAACATGCTTCCATCATCACACCAAAAA GATCTTTGTTGGTTCTTGGAATGTTGGAGGAATCCAACCGCCAAAGAATCTGGACATGGAAGATTGGCtagaaatacaaaataattttccgGATATCTATGTTCTAGG GTTCCAAGAAATTGTGCCTTTGAATGCAGCAAATGTGTTAGGACCCCAAAACCGAAGAGTTTCAAGGAAATGGAATTCGCTCATCGGCGCGGCCCTTAACAAAAGAATGCCAACCAagaaaggagaaagaacagcagagcCTCAAAAGGTGTATCCCCTGAAGGATCAAGAACAAGTTTGTGTAGAAGGTGATGTTGGACAAGATTTCCAATGCATCATAAGTAAGCAAATGGTTGGAATGTTTGTCACAATTTGGGTTCGATGCGAAATCTATCGATCCATCCATCACTTGAGTGTTTCGTCGGTTGGATGTGGAATCATGGGTTTCTTGGGAAACAAGGCATGTTTTTTGCAAAATTGTATATGCTTGAGAACTTTTTGA